In the Pseudoalteromonas tunicata genome, one interval contains:
- a CDS encoding helix-turn-helix transcriptional regulator, with product MNKLLNSIKIHKSDVEPLPYAVYSSVFEQRLLNVPIVKPMLIAVLSGDKQLDGEQQLTCSAGQFVFLSNSPTTSMRNIPIGSQYCALLIEFEISDFEGIKLNQTQSYGLCFGEICSRLSACLAQFVEWAHIAPPAMWAMRRKEIVHLLFQLGHSNIAGLVHSHSLSNQIHLVIANDQELDVTIESLCQRFAMSESTLRRKLKAEGITLQDIKDQVRLGQGLHLLQSTRKSIGMIANVCGYQSQSRFSERFKYRFGLTPSQLRKTQMAVSGENLTV from the coding sequence ATGAACAAGCTGCTCAATAGTATAAAAATCCATAAAAGTGATGTTGAGCCTTTGCCTTATGCGGTTTATTCGTCAGTATTTGAACAACGTTTATTAAATGTGCCTATTGTAAAACCTATGTTGATTGCCGTATTAAGTGGCGATAAACAGTTAGATGGTGAACAGCAGTTAACCTGTAGTGCAGGTCAGTTTGTTTTCTTATCGAATAGTCCGACAACGAGTATGCGTAATATTCCAATAGGCTCACAGTACTGTGCGCTGTTAATCGAATTCGAAATAAGTGATTTTGAAGGGATAAAACTAAACCAAACACAAAGTTATGGGCTTTGTTTTGGCGAGATTTGCTCGCGTTTATCGGCGTGTTTAGCGCAATTTGTCGAATGGGCGCATATTGCCCCGCCAGCAATGTGGGCAATGAGGCGCAAAGAAATTGTGCATTTACTATTTCAATTAGGCCATAGCAACATTGCAGGGTTAGTTCACAGTCATAGTCTTAGCAATCAAATTCATCTCGTTATTGCTAATGACCAAGAGCTTGATGTAACAATCGAATCATTATGCCAACGATTTGCCATGAGCGAATCAACTTTAAGACGTAAATTAAAAGCCGAAGGTATCACATTGCAGGACATAAAAGACCAAGTGCGTCTTGGTCAAGGGTTACATTTATTACAAAGTACCCGTAAATCAATAGGCATGATTGCAAACGTGTGTGGTTATCAATCACAATCGCGTTTTAGCGAGCGATTTAAATATCGATTTGGCTTAACCCCTTCTCAATTGCGTAAAACCCAAATGGCGGTTTCGGGCGAAAACTTGACGGTTTAA